A window of Bradyrhizobium diazoefficiens genomic DNA:
GGTTTCAGTGGAAAAGCTGCCGCAGATGCCGACGGCGTTCGACCAGAGCGTTGAAATAGCGCTAAAGCCATATCGCATGCGTAACGAAGCTGGCCGGATCACGGCTATCGTGGCTTGGTACGAGGGGCGGAGGCTTCATGACATTCAACGTAATCGCGGTTGGTGCCGCGCATGAACCCATACTTCATTGCCCGAATTGCAATCACGAGATCCGGTTGACGGAATCGCTTGCCGCGCCCCTTCTTGCCGAAACGCGTCAGAAGTTTCAGGAACAGCTGGCCAACAAGGATGCGGAAATCGCACGTAAAGCGGAAGCCCTCCGAGGGGAGCGCGAACAGCTCGAAAAGGATCGCGAGCAGGTCGAAGACCAAGTGGCGCAAAGATTGGCCGCGGAACGCAGCCGGCTCGTCGCTGCGGAAGCCAAGAAAGCCCGGGACGCGTCGGCGGCCGAGCTACAGGCCCGGACCGACGAAGCGACGGAGCTTCGGCTGGTGCTTGACGCCAACAATGTCAAGCTGGCTGAGGCGCAACAGGCACAGGCTGAACTCATCCGGAGGCAGCGGGCGCTCGACGAGGAGAAGCGAGAGTTGGACCTGACAGTTGAGAAGCGTGTCCAGGGCTTGGTCGATCAGATCCAGATAAAGGCCAAGCAAGAGGCTGACGAGGCGGCCCGGCTGCGGGTCGCGGAGAAAGACCAGACGATTGAGTCGATGTCCCGAACGATCGAGGAGTTGAAGCGTAAGGCCGAGCAGGGATCGCAGCAGTCACAGGGCGAGGTCCTGGAACTTGAACTCGAAGGGCTTCTGCGCGGTCGTTTTCCAACCGACCTGGTCGAGCCAGTGGGAAAGGGTGAGCTTGGGGCTGACGTGGTTCAGCAAGTCAACGGATCGCTCGGGCAGCCGGCAGGCATTATTCTCTGGGAATCGAAGCGTACCAAAGCTTGGAGCGACGGATGGCTTGGCAAGCTTCGGGACGATCAACGCCGGTGTGGGGCTGATGTTGCTCTCATAGTGTCGCAGACACTTCCCAAGCAAGTTGAGCATTTCGACCTCGTCGACGGCGTGTGGGTG
This region includes:
- a CDS encoding DUF2130 domain-containing protein gives rise to the protein MTFNVIAVGAAHEPILHCPNCNHEIRLTESLAAPLLAETRQKFQEQLANKDAEIARKAEALRGEREQLEKDREQVEDQVAQRLAAERSRLVAAEAKKARDASAAELQARTDEATELRLVLDANNVKLAEAQQAQAELIRRQRALDEEKRELDLTVEKRVQGLVDQIQIKAKQEADEAARLRVAEKDQTIESMSRTIEELKRKAEQGSQQSQGEVLELELEGLLRGRFPTDLVEPVGKGELGADVVQQVNGSLGQPAGIILWESKRTKAWSDGWLGKLRDDQRRCGADVALIVSQTLPKQVEHFDLVDGVWVTHPRCALPVAVALRQALIDISGSRLVQQGQKTKMEEVYHYLTGTKFRQRVEAVVEKFNDMREDLDKERKFMGRQWAKRETQILAVIDSTVGMVGDLQAIAGKAMPDIPSLDMPLLENGSDPGRKAG